The following proteins come from a genomic window of Paramicrobacterium humi:
- a CDS encoding phytoene/squalene synthase family protein, with translation MTTTDLSLYTATARASAAVVIARYSTSFGWASRLLDSSRRAHIANIYALVRVADELVDGPATAAGVSTAAQRELLADLERETERAIRQGYSTNLIVHAFATTAREHGIGAELCRPFFASMRRDLDGAGYDKDGLDAYIYGSAEVVGLMCLAVFEAGATRTDAERERLRAGAQRLGAAFQKVNFLRDFAGDHDELGRTYLAGASAALTPDAQARVIADIRADLRAADAALPLLGAGCRPAVWAARAMFGALADRLEAASVAELMRSRVRVPNVVKARILARALAMKAAR, from the coding sequence ATGACAACGACCGATCTCTCGCTGTACACCGCCACCGCCCGAGCGAGCGCCGCCGTCGTCATCGCCCGGTACTCGACCTCGTTCGGCTGGGCGAGCCGGCTCCTCGATTCGTCACGTCGCGCGCACATCGCGAACATCTACGCTCTCGTCCGCGTCGCCGACGAGCTCGTCGACGGACCGGCGACGGCGGCCGGGGTCAGCACGGCGGCGCAGCGGGAGCTTCTCGCCGACCTCGAGAGGGAGACGGAGCGCGCGATCCGGCAGGGGTACAGCACGAACCTCATCGTGCACGCGTTCGCGACGACGGCGCGCGAGCACGGGATCGGGGCCGAGCTGTGCCGCCCGTTCTTCGCGTCAATGCGGCGGGATCTCGACGGGGCCGGCTACGACAAAGACGGTCTCGACGCCTACATCTATGGCTCGGCCGAGGTCGTGGGGCTCATGTGCCTCGCCGTCTTCGAAGCCGGCGCCACCCGGACCGACGCCGAACGCGAGCGGTTGCGGGCGGGAGCGCAACGCCTCGGCGCCGCCTTCCAGAAGGTCAACTTCCTGCGCGACTTCGCGGGTGACCACGACGAACTGGGACGCACCTACCTCGCCGGCGCGAGCGCCGCGCTCACCCCCGACGCGCAAGCGCGCGTGATCGCCGACATTCGCGCCGACTTGCGCGCCGCCGACGCCGCGCTCCCCCTGCTCGGGGCCGGATGCCGCCCCGCGGTCTGGGCGGCGCGTGCCATGTTCGGGGCGCTCGCCGATCGTCTGGAGGCGGCATCCGTCGCCGAGCTCATGCGCTCCCGCGTGCGCGTCCCGAACGTCGTGAAGGCTCGGATCCTCGCCCGCGCTCTCGCGATGAAGGCGGCGCGATGA
- a CDS encoding polyprenyl synthetase family protein, with amino-acid sequence MSRATALAPHGSAVPGRPEPGDLAALVDARLRELIDERRDSSRSLPQPFAQLWECLAHLVSGGKKIRPRLLLEAYAALGGTDARAAVDAACATELLHVALILHDDVIDKDLVRRGEMNISGHFASQAMLRGADITRARGWGETSSLLAGDLMLTLAQSLLARLPVAAEKRLGALDAFDRAVFASAAGEHADVWLSLNLEQASAYDVLSMIENKTAAYSFEAPLTLAGILAGAEDALLAELAAIAKHLGVIYQLRDDVLGVFGDEHETGKSTLSDLREGKETLLVTFARADRSWPEVQHLFGDPELTPDGGRRLRAAIEASGARDLVESLITDRCEHVNALVSSPSIPTALADRLSALAETCAARTA; translated from the coding sequence GTGTCTCGAGCGACTGCCCTGGCGCCTCACGGCTCAGCCGTGCCGGGCCGACCGGAGCCCGGCGACCTCGCCGCTCTCGTGGACGCGCGGTTGCGTGAGCTCATCGACGAGCGCCGCGACAGCAGCCGGTCGCTGCCGCAGCCCTTCGCCCAGCTGTGGGAGTGCCTCGCCCACCTGGTGAGCGGCGGCAAGAAGATCAGGCCGCGGCTGCTTCTCGAGGCCTACGCTGCCCTGGGCGGCACCGATGCACGTGCGGCCGTGGACGCCGCGTGCGCCACGGAGCTGCTGCACGTCGCGCTCATCCTGCACGACGACGTGATCGACAAGGACCTCGTGCGCCGCGGCGAGATGAACATCTCGGGCCACTTCGCCTCGCAGGCGATGCTTCGCGGCGCTGACATCACACGCGCGCGGGGCTGGGGCGAGACGTCGTCTCTGCTGGCGGGCGACCTCATGCTCACGCTCGCCCAGTCGCTCCTTGCTCGACTTCCCGTCGCCGCCGAGAAGCGGCTCGGCGCGCTCGACGCCTTCGACCGAGCGGTGTTCGCGAGCGCCGCGGGCGAGCATGCGGACGTCTGGTTGAGCCTCAACCTCGAGCAGGCGAGCGCGTACGACGTGCTCTCGATGATCGAGAACAAGACCGCCGCGTATTCGTTCGAGGCCCCGCTCACTCTCGCCGGCATCCTCGCCGGCGCCGAGGACGCCCTGCTCGCCGAGCTCGCCGCGATCGCGAAGCATCTCGGCGTGATCTACCAGCTGCGCGACGACGTGCTCGGCGTGTTCGGCGACGAGCACGAGACGGGCAAGTCGACGCTCAGCGATCTGCGTGAGGGAAAGGAGACGCTCCTGGTCACCTTCGCCCGCGCCGACCGCTCCTGGCCCGAAGTGCAGCACTTGTTCGGCGATCCCGAGCTCACCCCGGACGGCGGCCGACGACTGCGCGCCGCGATCGAGGCCTCGGGCGCTCGCGACCTCGTGGAATCGCTCATCACGGACCGCTGCGAGCACGTCAATGCACTCGTGTCCTCCCCGTCCATCCCGACAGCCCTGGCCGACCGGCTCTCCGCCCTCGCCGAGACCTGCGCCGCGCGAACCGCATGA
- a CDS encoding MarR family winged helix-turn-helix transcriptional regulator, producing MPAESHETSEMLDRYFADASDLVDRTGLTRRDVEQSLEVMRAMRNWRTAEEALANASKRYMKLNETDMRAIRLLIRAREQGEVVTPKDIARAVGISSASTTKLVDRLVAGGHVVRRPHPTDRRTVCIEVTESTRVAARESVGRQHARRFAVAAQLEPAERETVIRFLSRLAEADVPVGPLSEVATDDVEL from the coding sequence GTGCCCGCCGAATCGCATGAGACCTCCGAGATGCTTGACCGGTACTTCGCCGACGCGTCGGATCTCGTCGATCGAACGGGCCTGACTCGGCGCGACGTGGAGCAGTCGCTCGAGGTCATGCGGGCGATGCGAAACTGGCGCACGGCCGAAGAGGCGCTCGCGAACGCGTCGAAGCGCTACATGAAGCTCAACGAGACGGACATGCGCGCGATCAGGCTGCTCATTCGCGCGCGCGAGCAGGGCGAGGTCGTCACCCCCAAGGACATCGCGCGCGCTGTCGGCATCTCGAGCGCCTCGACGACGAAGCTCGTCGATCGGCTCGTCGCCGGCGGCCATGTCGTGCGGCGGCCGCACCCGACCGACCGTCGCACGGTGTGCATCGAGGTGACGGAGTCGACGCGCGTCGCGGCGCGCGAGAGCGTCGGCCGCCAGCACGCCCGCCGCTTCGCCGTCGCCGCGCAGCTGGAGCCCGCCGAGCGGGAGACCGTCATCCGGTTCCTCTCGCGGCTCGCGGAGGCCGACGTTCCCGTCGGTCCGCTGAGCGAGGTCGCCACGGACGACGTCGAGCTCTGA
- the sigK gene encoding ECF RNA polymerase sigma factor SigK, with product MTSDSEPTVAVDVGVLLDKVGAGDQAAFAALYDCVAARVHGLVRRILVDDAQSQEVTQEVFLEIWQTAPRFDRARGSALGWIFTITHRRAVDRVRSSQSGRDRDDRVANRDVETAYDPVAEAGDIRIEAERVRRAMQGLSDAHREAITLAYYGGYSQSEIAAATGAPLGTVKTRLRDGMNRLRAALGVTA from the coding sequence GTGACCTCTGACTCCGAGCCGACCGTCGCCGTCGACGTTGGCGTGCTGCTCGACAAGGTCGGCGCGGGGGACCAGGCGGCGTTCGCAGCGCTGTACGACTGCGTCGCCGCGCGCGTGCACGGGCTCGTGCGCCGCATCCTCGTCGACGACGCCCAGTCGCAAGAGGTCACGCAAGAGGTGTTCCTCGAGATCTGGCAGACCGCGCCGCGCTTCGACCGCGCTCGCGGCAGCGCCCTCGGCTGGATCTTCACGATCACGCACCGGCGCGCCGTCGACCGTGTGCGCTCCTCCCAGTCGGGTCGCGACCGCGACGACCGCGTCGCCAATCGAGACGTCGAGACGGCGTACGATCCGGTCGCCGAGGCGGGCGACATCCGCATCGAGGCCGAGCGCGTGCGACGGGCGATGCAGGGCCTGAGCGACGCGCATCGGGAGGCCATCACCCTCGCGTACTACGGTGGCTATTCGCAGAGCGAGATCGCGGCCGCCACGGGCGCGCCGCTCGGCACGGTGAAGACACGACTGCGAGATGGAATGAACAGACTTCGAGCTGCGCTGGGGGTGACAGCATGA
- a CDS encoding anti-sigma factor — protein sequence MTRDDKHTDAAAHALDALSDVERAAMERRLAADPALAAEVARHREVAAQLGGATEPVEPPAALRNDILSAIAGLPQETPDAAPGASARDAASSGAVRAGAAERAARRRWFERPAAMIVAAAVAGVLVFSGGALVGAIVADRATTVTASDELASIYAAEDMQRQSVSSDGVAATLVWSPSLGRSALVFDALPKLESGTVYEAWYIGADGAVAAGTFDVRSSGTAWHVLDGTMHAGTTVGVTVEPKGGSTQPTSDPILAIETP from the coding sequence ATGACGCGAGACGACAAGCACACGGATGCCGCGGCGCACGCCCTCGACGCCCTGAGCGACGTCGAGCGCGCCGCGATGGAGCGCCGCCTCGCCGCCGACCCTGCTCTCGCCGCCGAGGTCGCCCGGCACCGGGAGGTCGCGGCGCAGCTCGGCGGTGCGACCGAGCCGGTTGAGCCCCCGGCTGCGCTGCGCAATGACATCCTCTCCGCGATCGCGGGTCTGCCGCAGGAGACTCCGGATGCCGCTCCCGGCGCGTCCGCGCGCGACGCGGCTTCCTCGGGCGCAGTCCGTGCAGGAGCGGCGGAGCGCGCCGCACGTCGACGCTGGTTCGAGCGTCCCGCTGCGATGATCGTCGCGGCGGCCGTCGCCGGGGTTCTCGTGTTCTCCGGCGGAGCGCTCGTGGGCGCGATCGTCGCCGACCGCGCGACCACGGTCACGGCATCCGACGAGCTCGCGAGCATCTACGCGGCCGAAGACATGCAGCGCCAGAGCGTCTCGAGCGATGGCGTCGCCGCGACGCTCGTCTGGTCGCCGTCGCTCGGCCGGTCGGCGCTCGTCTTCGACGCGCTGCCGAAGCTCGAGTCCGGCACCGTGTACGAGGCGTGGTACATCGGCGCCGACGGCGCCGTGGCCGCCGGCACGTTCGACGTGCGCAGCTCGGGCACGGCCTGGCACGTGCTCGACGGCACGATGCACGCGGGCACCACGGTCGGCGTCACGGTCGAGCCGAAGGGCGGGTCGACGCAGCCGACGAGCGACCCGATCCTCGCCATCGAGACCCCCTGA
- a CDS encoding four-helix bundle copper-binding protein: MTVSDMLKRYPKDLGADGAALAACIEACLECTQSCSACADACLAEDMVADLRTCIRANLDCADVCATTANVLSRHTGFDADVARAVLEACRTACRRCGDECASHADMHEHCRICADVCRRCEKACADLLGAL, encoded by the coding sequence ATGACCGTCAGTGACATGCTGAAGAGATACCCGAAGGACCTCGGCGCGGACGGCGCCGCGCTCGCCGCCTGCATCGAGGCGTGCCTCGAGTGCACCCAGTCATGCAGCGCGTGCGCCGACGCCTGCCTGGCCGAGGACATGGTCGCGGACCTGCGCACGTGCATCCGCGCGAACCTCGACTGCGCCGACGTGTGCGCGACGACGGCGAACGTGCTGTCACGGCACACCGGGTTCGACGCCGACGTCGCCCGCGCCGTGCTCGAGGCGTGCCGCACCGCCTGCCGGCGCTGCGGCGACGAGTGCGCGAGCCACGCCGACATGCACGAGCACTGCCGCATCTGCGCCGACGTCTGCCGCCGCTGCGAGAAGGCCTGCGCCGACCTGCTCGGCGCGCTCTGA
- a CDS encoding DUF4383 domain-containing protein encodes MKSSPNRLLATIFGAVYLLVGLLGFAVTGGVGFISNEGGLLLGIFMVNPLHNVAHLLIGAALVIAGLANARAAKTTNIVIGAAYLLLGIVGFFLSGPANVLALNVPDHFLHLGSAVILLGVGLGAEKSTRVESRVA; translated from the coding sequence ATGAAATCGTCACCGAACCGACTGCTCGCCACCATCTTCGGCGCCGTCTACCTGCTCGTCGGGCTGCTCGGCTTCGCCGTCACGGGAGGCGTCGGCTTCATCTCGAACGAGGGCGGACTGCTGCTCGGAATCTTCATGGTGAACCCGCTGCACAACGTCGCGCACTTGCTCATCGGAGCCGCACTCGTCATCGCGGGCCTCGCGAACGCGCGCGCCGCGAAGACGACGAACATCGTGATCGGAGCCGCGTACCTGCTGCTCGGCATCGTCGGGTTCTTCCTCTCGGGTCCCGCGAACGTTCTCGCGCTCAACGTTCCCGACCACTTCCTGCACCTCGGCAGCGCCGTCATTCTGCTGGGCGTGGGGCTCGGCGCCGAGAAGTCGACGCGCGTCGAGAGCCGGGTCGCGTAA
- a CDS encoding cytochrome c biogenesis protein DipZ, whose protein sequence is MLAILLIGFLGGLVTGISPCILPVLPVVFLSGGMQSGRVEGASPSRWRPFLVIAGLVTSFSVVTLVGSLVLSLLGLPQDVLRWAGIVVLVLIGVGLIVPGFQHLLEKPFSRIPQKAVGTNRNGFGLGLALGAVYVPCAGPVLAAITVAGATGRVGADTIALTLSFAIGAAIPLLVFALAGRGVAERIRAFRSRQRGIRLTGGILMIALAAGLVFDVPAQLQRLIPDYTAQIQERIAGSDEVSKALNLGGIVTEQNKHLDECSNGATELESCGTAPDLTGITAWFNTPGDAPLSLDELRGKVVLIDFWAYSCINCQRSIPHVTAWYDAYEDAGLEVIGVHSPEYAFEKKEANVKAGAAALGIRYPVAIDNSLSTWTTYRNRYWPAHYLIDAKGVVRHITFGEGGYDTTEKLIRQLLTAANPDVQLPPPTDVADTTPDAAQTPETYLGTTKEVNFSGNEAYSATTTHFRLPRELPRDSFALDGDWELGTQSITPAADAARIRLAFTAGHVEMVLSGEGTVTITRGDGSTDTIEVSGVPRSYVVVTDAASGTGTLDAELSRGVTAYSFTFGG, encoded by the coding sequence GTGCTCGCGATTCTTCTCATCGGATTCCTCGGCGGACTCGTCACGGGCATCTCGCCGTGCATCCTGCCGGTGCTGCCGGTCGTATTCCTCTCCGGCGGCATGCAGTCCGGCCGCGTCGAGGGCGCGAGCCCGTCACGCTGGCGGCCGTTCCTCGTCATCGCGGGACTCGTCACGAGCTTCAGCGTCGTCACCCTCGTCGGCTCGCTCGTGCTGTCGCTTCTCGGCCTGCCGCAGGACGTGCTGCGCTGGGCGGGCATCGTCGTTCTCGTTCTCATCGGCGTCGGGCTCATCGTGCCGGGCTTCCAGCACCTGCTCGAGAAGCCGTTCTCCCGCATCCCGCAGAAGGCGGTCGGCACGAACCGCAACGGCTTCGGCCTCGGCCTCGCGCTCGGCGCCGTGTACGTGCCGTGCGCCGGCCCCGTCCTCGCGGCGATCACCGTCGCGGGCGCCACGGGCCGCGTGGGCGCCGACACGATAGCGCTCACGCTGTCGTTCGCGATCGGCGCGGCGATCCCGCTTCTCGTCTTCGCGCTCGCGGGCCGCGGCGTCGCCGAGCGCATCCGCGCGTTCCGCTCGCGTCAGCGCGGCATCCGCCTCACCGGCGGCATCCTCATGATCGCCCTCGCCGCCGGGCTCGTCTTCGATGTCCCCGCCCAGCTGCAGCGTCTCATCCCCGACTACACGGCGCAGATCCAAGAGCGCATCGCGGGCTCCGACGAGGTCAGCAAGGCCCTGAACCTCGGCGGCATCGTCACCGAGCAGAACAAGCACCTCGACGAGTGCTCGAACGGCGCCACCGAGCTCGAGTCGTGCGGCACCGCCCCCGACCTGACTGGCATCACCGCGTGGTTCAACACGCCGGGCGATGCGCCGCTCAGCCTCGACGAGCTGCGCGGGAAGGTCGTGCTCATCGACTTCTGGGCGTACTCGTGCATCAACTGCCAGCGCTCCATCCCGCACGTCACCGCCTGGTACGACGCCTACGAGGACGCCGGTCTCGAGGTGATCGGCGTGCACTCCCCCGAGTACGCCTTCGAGAAGAAGGAGGCGAACGTGAAGGCGGGCGCCGCGGCCCTCGGCATCCGGTATCCGGTCGCGATCGACAACTCCCTGTCGACGTGGACGACGTACCGCAACCGCTACTGGCCCGCCCACTACCTCATCGACGCGAAAGGCGTCGTGCGTCACATCACATTCGGCGAGGGCGGCTACGACACGACGGAGAAGCTCATCCGCCAGCTCCTGACCGCCGCGAACCCCGACGTGCAGCTGCCGCCGCCCACCGACGTCGCCGACACGACCCCGGACGCCGCGCAGACTCCCGAGACCTACCTCGGCACGACGAAGGAAGTGAACTTCTCGGGCAACGAGGCGTACTCGGCGACGACGACGCACTTCCGGCTGCCTCGGGAGCTGCCGCGCGACTCGTTCGCCCTCGACGGCGACTGGGAGCTCGGCACCCAGTCGATAACGCCCGCGGCAGACGCCGCCCGCATCCGCCTCGCGTTCACGGCGGGCCACGTGGAGATGGTGCTCTCGGGCGAGGGCACCGTGACGATCACCCGCGGCGACGGGAGCACGGACACGATCGAGGTGTCCGGGGTGCCGCGCTCGTACGTCGTCGTGACGGATGCCGCGAGCGGAACCGGCACGCTCGACGCCGAGCTCTCGCGCGGCGTCACGGCGTACTCGTTCACGTTCGGCGGGTGA
- a CDS encoding fasciclin domain-containing protein, with the protein MRTTSRNTLAVFAIAAAATLGLAACSSSGSGDMTGDTSKDQSQSTPKEDSSSDAGMADPAADLVGPGCQAYADEVPDGPGSIEGMSADPVAVAASNNPMLTTLVSAVSGKLNPDVNLVDTLNGDEFTVFAPVDDAFAKLDPATVDSLKTPEGADMLKTILTYHVVPGQIAPDAIAGEHETVEGESLEVTGSGDDLMVGDASVICGGVHTANATVYLIDSVLMPPSI; encoded by the coding sequence ATGCGCACCACATCACGGAACACGCTCGCGGTATTCGCCATCGCCGCCGCCGCGACGCTCGGCCTCGCGGCCTGCTCGAGCTCGGGCAGCGGTGACATGACGGGCGACACGTCGAAGGATCAGTCGCAGTCGACGCCGAAGGAGGACTCGTCGTCGGATGCCGGAATGGCGGATCCGGCCGCTGACCTCGTGGGGCCGGGCTGCCAGGCGTACGCCGACGAGGTTCCCGACGGTCCCGGTTCGATCGAGGGCATGTCCGCCGACCCCGTCGCCGTTGCGGCATCCAACAATCCCATGCTCACGACGCTCGTGTCGGCGGTGTCGGGCAAGCTGAATCCCGACGTGAACCTCGTCGACACGCTCAACGGCGACGAGTTCACCGTGTTCGCTCCCGTCGACGACGCGTTCGCGAAGCTCGACCCCGCGACCGTCGATTCGCTGAAGACGCCGGAGGGCGCCGACATGCTGAAGACGATTCTGACCTACCACGTGGTTCCCGGCCAGATCGCGCCCGACGCCATCGCGGGCGAGCACGAGACCGTCGAGGGCGAGTCGCTCGAGGTCACCGGGAGCGGCGACGACCTTATGGTCGGCGACGCGAGCGTGATCTGCGGCGGCGTGCACACCGCCAACGCGACCGTCTACCTGATCGACTCGGTGCTCATGCCGCCGTCGATTTGA
- a CDS encoding MBL fold metallo-hydrolase, which yields MASAPRGRQPRFIRRLAPGVHRLEHAYVNCYLLEDETGVTIVDAAFPTSWRYVRAALGEIGRSFDDVRALVLTHAHFDHLGIAHRLNAEHGIPARVHPEDHRIARHPYRYARERTPFLYPFKYPRAIPILAAMTFAGAVTVRGAEAVEALPAEGALEVPGSPEVIFTPGHTMGHCALWLPGSGTLITGDALVTLDPYKGTRGPQIIAGAATANSTLALESLDKLAATDAQLVLPGHGDPWRDGIRSAVDEARTVGAT from the coding sequence ATGGCATCGGCACCGCGGGGACGGCAGCCGCGATTCATCCGGAGGCTCGCGCCGGGCGTGCACCGGCTCGAGCACGCGTACGTGAACTGCTACCTTCTCGAGGACGAGACCGGCGTCACGATCGTCGACGCCGCGTTCCCGACCAGCTGGCGGTACGTGAGGGCGGCGCTCGGCGAGATCGGCCGCAGCTTCGACGACGTGCGGGCGCTCGTGCTCACCCACGCGCACTTCGACCACCTCGGCATCGCCCACCGGCTGAACGCCGAGCACGGCATCCCGGCGAGGGTGCACCCGGAGGATCACCGCATCGCGCGGCACCCGTACAGGTACGCGCGCGAGCGCACCCCGTTCCTCTACCCGTTCAAATACCCGCGGGCGATCCCGATCCTCGCCGCCATGACCTTCGCCGGCGCGGTCACGGTGCGGGGCGCGGAAGCGGTCGAGGCGCTCCCCGCGGAGGGGGCGCTCGAGGTGCCGGGCTCGCCCGAGGTCATCTTCACGCCGGGCCACACTATGGGGCACTGCGCCTTGTGGCTGCCCGGCAGCGGCACGCTCATCACGGGCGACGCCCTCGTGACCCTCGACCCGTACAAGGGCACGCGCGGACCGCAGATCATCGCGGGGGCCGCGACGGCGAATTCGACGCTCGCGCTCGAGTCCCTCGACAAGCTCGCCGCGACCGACGCCCAGCTCGTGCTGCCCGGCCATGGCGACCCGTGGCGTGACGGCATCCGCTCGGCCGTCGATGAGGCTCGGACGGTCGGGGCGACGTAG
- a CDS encoding aspartate kinase encodes MSLIVQKFGGSSVADAESIKRVAKRIVDTRKAGNDVVVAVSAMGDTTDELIDLAHEVTPLPEPREMDMLLSSGERISMSLLAMAIKSMGYEARSFTGMQAGMITDAHHGAARIVDVTPVRIREALDDGAIAIVAGFQGFNVDTAEITTLGRGGSDTTAVALAAALGADVCEIYTDVDGIYTMDPRVVPLARKIDVITAEEMLELAASGAKVLYIRAVEFARRHGVTLRVRSSFNSNEGTLVINPKEGDTVEQPIVTGIATDLSEAKITIVGIPDVPGKAAQIFKIVAKTDANVDMIVQNVSAAATGLTDISFTLPKEQAQIVLQALRSEQEDVGFTALQHDDQIGKLALVGAGMRANSGVSAKLFEALYDNGINIDMISTSEIRISVVTRADTLEKAARAVHTAFGLDAESVAIVHAGTGR; translated from the coding sequence GTGAGTCTTATCGTGCAGAAGTTCGGCGGTTCGTCCGTCGCCGATGCCGAGAGCATCAAGCGCGTCGCGAAGCGCATCGTCGACACGCGCAAGGCGGGGAACGACGTCGTCGTCGCCGTGTCCGCCATGGGCGACACGACCGACGAGCTCATCGACCTCGCCCACGAGGTCACGCCGCTGCCCGAGCCGCGCGAGATGGACATGCTGCTGTCGTCGGGAGAGCGCATCTCGATGTCGCTGCTCGCGATGGCGATCAAGAGCATGGGCTACGAGGCGCGCTCGTTCACGGGCATGCAGGCGGGCATGATCACCGACGCCCACCACGGCGCGGCGCGCATCGTCGACGTCACGCCCGTGCGCATCCGTGAGGCCCTCGATGACGGCGCGATCGCGATCGTCGCCGGGTTCCAGGGCTTCAACGTCGACACCGCCGAGATCACGACGCTCGGCCGCGGCGGCTCCGACACGACCGCCGTCGCGCTCGCCGCCGCGCTCGGCGCCGACGTGTGCGAGATCTACACCGACGTCGACGGCATCTACACGATGGACCCCCGCGTCGTGCCGCTTGCGCGGAAGATCGACGTCATCACGGCCGAGGAGATGCTCGAGCTCGCGGCATCCGGAGCCAAGGTGCTCTACATCCGCGCGGTCGAGTTCGCGCGCCGGCACGGCGTGACGCTGCGCGTGCGCTCGAGCTTCAACAGCAACGAGGGAACCCTCGTCATCAACCCGAAGGAGGGTGACACCGTGGAACAGCCCATCGTCACCGGAATCGCGACCGACCTGTCCGAGGCGAAGATCACGATCGTCGGCATCCCCGACGTGCCCGGCAAGGCGGCGCAGATCTTCAAGATCGTCGCGAAGACCGACGCGAACGTCGACATGATCGTGCAGAACGTCTCGGCCGCCGCGACGGGACTGACCGACATCTCGTTCACGCTGCCGAAGGAGCAGGCGCAGATCGTGCTGCAGGCCCTGCGCAGCGAGCAGGAGGACGTGGGCTTCACGGCGCTGCAGCACGACGACCAGATCGGCAAGCTCGCCCTCGTCGGCGCGGGAATGCGCGCGAACTCCGGCGTGTCGGCGAAGCTCTTCGAGGCGCTGTACGACAACGGCATCAACATCGACATGATCTCCACGAGCGAGATCCGCATCTCGGTCGTCACGCGCGCCGACACGCTCGAGAAGGCCGCGCGCGCCGTGCACACGGCGTTCGGCCTCGACGCCGAGTCCGTCGCGATCGTGCACGCCGGCACCGGCCGCTGA
- a CDS encoding aspartate-semialdehyde dehydrogenase — translation MSNGLRIGIVGATGQVGTVMRDLLEEREFAIGEIRFFATSRSAGTTIRFRGADYTVEDVATADPTGLDIALFSAGATGSRAHAPRFAEAGATVIDNSSAWRMDPEVPLVVSEVNPHAIDEAKKGIIANPNCTTMAAMPVLKALHDEAGLERLIVSTYQAVSGSGLAGAMELASQVRTAVQDENLLQLVHDGHAVALPEPVKYVKPIAFNVVGLAGNIVDDGEGETDEEKKLRNESRKILELPGLRVAGTCVRVPVFTGHSLSINAEFSNEITPERAYEVLADAPGVQIADVPNPLDAAGTDPSYVGRIRADQSAPEGKGLVLFISNDNLRKGAALNAVQIAEVIAAAKVSA, via the coding sequence ATGAGCAACGGACTTCGCATCGGAATCGTCGGGGCGACCGGCCAGGTCGGCACCGTCATGCGCGACCTGCTGGAGGAGCGGGAGTTCGCGATCGGTGAGATCCGCTTCTTCGCCACCTCCCGCAGCGCCGGAACCACCATCCGCTTCCGCGGCGCCGACTACACCGTCGAGGACGTCGCGACCGCCGACCCGACCGGGCTGGACATCGCCCTGTTCTCGGCCGGCGCGACGGGCTCGCGCGCGCACGCTCCGCGCTTCGCCGAGGCCGGCGCGACGGTCATCGACAACTCGAGCGCGTGGCGCATGGACCCCGAGGTTCCGCTCGTGGTGAGCGAGGTGAACCCGCACGCCATCGACGAGGCGAAGAAGGGCATCATCGCGAACCCGAACTGCACGACGATGGCCGCGATGCCCGTGCTGAAGGCGCTGCACGACGAGGCGGGACTCGAGCGGCTCATCGTGAGCACGTACCAGGCGGTGTCGGGCTCCGGCCTCGCCGGCGCGATGGAGCTCGCGAGCCAGGTGCGCACGGCCGTGCAGGACGAGAACCTGCTGCAGCTCGTGCACGACGGCCACGCCGTCGCCCTGCCCGAGCCGGTGAAGTACGTCAAGCCGATCGCGTTCAACGTCGTGGGCCTTGCCGGCAACATCGTCGACGACGGCGAGGGCGAGACCGACGAAGAGAAGAAGCTGCGCAACGAGAGCCGCAAGATCCTCGAGCTGCCGGGCCTGCGCGTCGCCGGCACGTGCGTGCGCGTCCCGGTGTTCACGGGCCACTCGCTCTCGATCAACGCCGAGTTCAGCAACGAGATCACCCCCGAGCGCGCGTACGAGGTTCTCGCCGACGCTCCCGGCGTGCAGATCGCCGACGTGCCCAACCCGCTGGATGCCGCCGGCACCGACCCGTCGTACGTGGGCCGCATCCGCGCCGACCAGTCCGCTCCCGAGGGCAAGGGACTCGTGCTGTTCATCAGCAACGACAACCTGCGCAAGGGCGCGGCGCTCAACGCCGTGCAGATCGCCGAGGTCATCGCGGCGGCGAAGGTGAGCGCGTAG